The sequence below is a genomic window from Myxosarcina sp. GI1.
CCTGCATTTTCGGGTCTTTTGCCCACTTTAATCGCTGCTGCTAGTGCCGCACCCGAAGAAATTCCTGACAGTATTCCTTCTTCTTTTGCCAAACGACGACCATAGCTAAAGGCTTCGTCGTTAGTAACGGTAATAATTTCGTCGATCGCTTCGACATTTAGAACATTTGGGACAAAACCCGCACCGATACCTTGAATTTTGTGACTTCCAGGACTGCTACCCGAAAGCACGGCACTATCGGTAGGTTCGACAGCGATCGCCTTAAATTCACTTTTGCGCTGTTTGATAACTTCGGCAACACCTGTAAGGGTTCCTCCAGTACCGACACCAGCAATTAAGATATCTATCTCGCCGTTGGTGTCCGACCAAATTTCTTCGGCAGTGGTAAGCCTATGTATTTCAGGGTTAGCGGGATTATTAAACTGCTGGGGCATAAACGCATCGGGTATGGTGGCTGCTAGTTCTTCCGCACGGGCGATCGCGCCTTTCATGCCACCGCTGGCGGGAGTCAGTTCCAACTGCGCGCCATAGGCTTTTAACATTGTCCTCCGTTCTTGACTCATACTTTCGGGCATGGTCAAAATGATTTTATAGCCTTTAGCCGCTGCCGCCATAGCTAGTGCGATCCCCGTATTGCCAGAAGTGGGTTCGATCAGTACTGTTTTGCCTGGTGTAATCAAACCTGCTTTTTCGGCAGCATTAATCATATTGACTCCAATGCGATCTTTTACCGAAGCTGCGGGATTCATGCTTTCTAATTTGACGACAATTTGCGCCAGACAACCTTCGGCAAAGGGAATTGAATTTAGACGTACTAAGGGAGTTTTTCCAACAAGTTCGGTAATATTATTGGCAATTTTCATAATGATTTTGTTAATAGTTAGTAAGTAGGAGCGATACTCTTACAAGAAGGCTTACGCCAACGCGAATTGCCCTTACAATATTGATGTGATTGTTTCCTTGTTTCTTATTTAACGACCGATCGCCAGAGCATAGAGGATATCTTTATCAATTTCTAAGAATTTCTGAGTTTCATCATCGTAATAAGCTCCGATGCCACTACAGCCAATGCCTAAATAATTACTAATTAAATACAGCCTGTGTCCGAGCCAGCCAGCATACTGCATAACTGTTTGGTAGTTGTTATAGGTAGCAGTTAAAAACAAAGTGACGGCACTAGTTTTGGCTATGGCTTGATTGACACACAAATACTGGGCGCGATCGCGCTTATCGCCACTTTTGAGTAGTCGATTTCCTTGGTATAAACCAGACTCTATGCCCTCAATAGAATTGACGATTGAATAGATTGTTATCTGCTCGTTATTGACAGTATTTAATGGCTGTTGTAAATAGTGCCAAATTTGTTGCCACTCAGCTTGAGAAATCGAACTTCCTGTAAAAGCTCTTGCCGATCGCCTGGTTAAAATAGTTTGTAAAAATTTATCGCTCTGAAAATTTAGGGGCGATTTGTTGATTGTATTGTTATTACAACCAAAATCAAAATTTAGTTTAGTTAATTGCGAACTTTTTACCCGATTATTTCCTATATTTTTATTAACTACTGTATGTTGATATCCTGTTTCAATAAAAGAATTAGTTTCAAAGTAATCGGTAGGAGCAACAAAAGGTAAAGGCGATCGTAACTTTCTAACGGATTTTGCTTTAAGATTTCCAGAAATTACTGCCGCAGTAACAAATTCTTTATTTTCCAACCCTAAATCTTTGTTCAAAGCAATTTTATCAAAATCGAATAAAACTCGAAGATCTTGCTGATATAAATTAGCCGCTGCTGCGATCGCTCCGATATGATGTCCGCTATCTAAAAAACAATAGCGTAGGCTTCTATTTTTATATTTCCAACTGGAACGATAATAAACACAACTAACTATAAAAATAAACCCCTTGACTAAGGAGTTAGGTAAAATATAGCTTTCTAAACCATCGTCAATTAATTCATAAATTAAAGTCAGTGAATTAGTAGCTACCTCTAAATGATAAATTCCCTCAATTAGACCTGGAATGCCTCGAATTTGCACGTAAATTTCGGTAGGATATAATGCTCCTGCCGAAGGATTGACTCTTAACTGAAACGAATCGTATTTATATTTTTTAGTAAAAGTAATCGCACTAGTCAGACGAATAAAATTATGTATGGGATCGGTTTTATCTAGAGGAAAGCGACGATAAAAATGAGGATATGTTTTGAAAGCAGCAGGCTGAGTCGAAGCATCTACATAGTTGGGATCGAGCATTACCGATAAAGGTGAATGTTTAGTAGCATCGTGAAAATTTTTACCTACTTTTTCTAATTCTCGAATCATGGATAAATTAGTTTGTGGTTAGTTACTTTAACTACCTTCAGGAAGCTTGACGTAGTAATTTAAAAATTTTGATAGTGCTAGAAAACTCTAATGCGCTAAAGTCATCCAGATTTCTGAGATGAGGATTTGCCCCTGCGTCTAGTAATAGTTTTACTGCCTCAGTTTTGCCTGCGGAGGCGGCATACATCAACACGGTTACGCCATTGTCATTTTGATTGTCGAGATTGATTCCCGCATTAATTAGTAGGCGTATGAGAGGGAAATTATTCTTAAAACAGGCAAACCAGAGAGCATTATTACCGTCATTATTTCTCAAGTTAATGTTTACTTGGTTGGCAAGCAAATCTCGCACTACATCAATCGCTCCTTCTCGGCTGGCAACGATAAAAGCCGTGTCCCCATTTTTAGTCCCATCTAAATTTTTAGAACTGTAGCCGCTTTTTTGAAGCCAAGCTTCTGTAGACTGGCTGAGTCTTTTGGTGATAGTCATCGTTCTTCTATGCTTCGGTTGATAGTTCTGGATACAAACCTAATTGTCTGGCGAGTTGACGAGCGATAAAAATTAGAAATTTAGAGCCTTCTTGGTTGTCTTCGTGTGCCATGATGGTAGCTACTTGCATTATCGTGCGGATGAAATTTTCATCAATCAAGTCGGCACTAGCATCTAACACCTCTGGCTCTTTGCCATTGGGACAACGAAGTAGGCGATCGATTAGTTTATAATATTCTTCCTGGCGTTGGTTATCGGTCATTTGTCGTGTTAGTAGTTAGTAGTTAGTAGTTAACTTCTGCCTGTCTTGGCGAGCGTTCCCTTGCGTCTCACGCCGAACAGCGCATTCGCAAGGGCGCGTGGCTTGAATTTACTTCAAGCCCTTGTGTCGCCCGCGCAAGCGTCGCGTAGCGACTTTGAGCCGTTAGGCTCTGTGGTTCTCGCCGCTCCTGCCTTCTATTACTCGTCTTCATCGGGAGATTTAGTAATCACTTCATAGACGGTAGTAGAACAAAATTCTCGGCTATCATCTATCTCTTTAACTCTTTGGCTGATTTCTATAGCTTCCTCAATTTTGCCAAGCTGTGCGAGAATTAGTCCTTTAGCAGCATAGGCATTGAGGTAGAGGCGAATATTTGGTTCTAGTTTGCGATCGCGTAAAATTGATTTTAGTTGCAACCACTCAAATGGTAGGTTTTCTATAGTTGCAATTTTCTGTATAACTTGTTGGGCAATTGAAAGCGCGGTTGTCGGTTGATGTT
It includes:
- a CDS encoding nitroreductase family protein — translated: MIRELEKVGKNFHDATKHSPLSVMLDPNYVDASTQPAAFKTYPHFYRRFPLDKTDPIHNFIRLTSAITFTKKYKYDSFQLRVNPSAGALYPTEIYVQIRGIPGLIEGIYHLEVATNSLTLIYELIDDGLESYILPNSLVKGFIFIVSCVYYRSSWKYKNRSLRYCFLDSGHHIGAIAAAANLYQQDLRVLFDFDKIALNKDLGLENKEFVTAAVISGNLKAKSVRKLRSPLPFVAPTDYFETNSFIETGYQHTVVNKNIGNNRVKSSQLTKLNFDFGCNNNTINKSPLNFQSDKFLQTILTRRSARAFTGSSISQAEWQQIWHYLQQPLNTVNNEQITIYSIVNSIEGIESGLYQGNRLLKSGDKRDRAQYLCVNQAIAKTSAVTLFLTATYNNYQTVMQYAGWLGHRLYLISNYLGIGCSGIGAYYDDETQKFLEIDKDILYALAIGR
- the cysK gene encoding cysteine synthase A encodes the protein MKIANNITELVGKTPLVRLNSIPFAEGCLAQIVVKLESMNPAASVKDRIGVNMINAAEKAGLITPGKTVLIEPTSGNTGIALAMAAAAKGYKIILTMPESMSQERRTMLKAYGAQLELTPASGGMKGAIARAEELAATIPDAFMPQQFNNPANPEIHRLTTAEEIWSDTNGEIDILIAGVGTGGTLTGVAEVIKQRKSEFKAIAVEPTDSAVLSGSSPGSHKIQGIGAGFVPNVLNVEAIDEIITVTNDEAFSYGRRLAKEEGILSGISSGAALAAAIKVGKRPENAGKLIVMIQPSFGERYLSTPLFQDLEEEKTLVVSG
- a CDS encoding ankyrin repeat domain-containing protein codes for the protein MTITKRLSQSTEAWLQKSGYSSKNLDGTKNGDTAFIVASREGAIDVVRDLLANQVNINLRNNDGNNALWFACFKNNFPLIRLLINAGINLDNQNDNGVTVLMYAASAGKTEAVKLLLDAGANPHLRNLDDFSALEFSSTIKIFKLLRQAS